The segment GCACGCTCAAAGTAGAAGGCGAGCATGAAAAACGGGTGCTGTTCCAGCAGGTGCGCAAGGAAGAGCAGTACCGCAACGCTCCGGGGCAGTGGCAGGGATTGGAGTTTCTGCCCGGTAGCCAAAACAATGTGATCAGCTACGCTGAATTGAAGAATGCGGTCACCGGCATTTACCTCAGGGCCGAAGGAAGCAATGTGCCACAGGTGACGCTTCGGCACTCTTTTTTGAAAAACATGCTGCAACACGGGGCCTTGAGCCTCGGCGGAAATGTGCGGCTGGAGAACAGCATTATCACCAATTGCGCTGAGTATGCAATAGCAGGCTTGGGCGGTGGCAGATACGAGATAGTCTTCAGCACTCTGGCAAACTATGCCAATGACTTCATCAGGTTAACTCCTTCGTTTGTGTTTGATGAGCAGTACGTTGTGAACAAAGAAGTTCTGAAACAAGGGAATTACGTGCTCACTGTGGTGAACAGCATCTTGTGGGGGCGGCAGGAAGACGAACTGAAGTTTGGTGACATGACTGGCTCCTCTAGCAGAACCATCAGGAACTCCTTTCTGAAAACCAAAACTTATAAAGCTGAGTTTGATACTAACGGCAACCGGATCAACGTAGATCCCCTGTTTCGCGACGCGTCTAAATTTGATTTCCAGCTCATCAAACTGTCGCCGGCCAATGCCGTAGGAACTCCGGTGCCGGGCATTGCCGTGGATTATGAAAATAAACCCCGTGATGCGCAGAAGCCAGACGCTGGCGCCCTGGAAGTAGACTATCAATAACTCGCCTGCCTTATGAAGTGGTTTCAGAAAACGCTCCGTTTGCCCGCCGTCACGCGTGGGTTTCACCTCATCACAGATCTGCTGGAGGCACAACTGCCCGAACTGGAACAAATACAGGTTGGGCTGGCGCATGTCTTCATACAACACACCTCGGCAAGCCTTTCCATCAACGAGAACGCAGACCCAACAGTACGCCATGACTTTGAGCAGCATTTTAACCGCACGGTGCCCGAGAATGCTCCTTATTACCGCCACACCTTGGAAGGGCCTGATGACATGCCTGCGCACATCAAGGCCTCTTTAATGGGGGCCTCTGTAACCATCCCCATTACCAACGGACAGTTTAATCTGGGTACCTGGCAGGGCATCTACTTGTGTGAGCACCGCAACCATGGCGGTAAACGCACGGTGGTAGTCACCCTGCAAGGACAATAATTCTTCTTACTTCTCTTCCTCAGCTGATTATACCTCTGGGAAGCTGGGGGAAACTGTGCGGTTAAGTAAAGGGTTTTTGTTTATGCCAACGATTGCATATAAATGAATTCTGGCTAACTTTAGATAATCCTTTGTCCATGAGAACGTAACAACTCGTAAAAGAAGGAAGTCACTTTACACACGAACGAACAAAGCAGCATGCAACACATCTACCGTTTCTTTTTACTTCTTCTGGGGTTTTTAGGCGTGCAGGCAACCAGCCATGCCCAAACTGGGCCCATTGCCCAAGGCAAACCTAAGTTTCTGGGAAACATCTACAGCAACGCCCAAGCGCCTGGCTTTACCAATTACTGGAACCAGGTAGCCCCTGAGAACGGCGGGAAGTGGGGAAGCGTGGAAAGCACCAGAGACGTCATGAACTGGACCGAGCTGGATGCAGCCTACAAGCTGGCTAAAGACAACAACTATCCCTTCAGAATGCACGTGTTGGTATGGGGAAACCAGCAACCCGCCTGGATTGAAACCCTGTCTGATGCGGAACAATTAGAGGAAATACAAGAGTGGTTTGCGGCGGTGGCTCAGCGTTACCCAGCCATTGACTTACTGGAGGTGGTGAACGAACCCATCAATGATCCGCCCACCTCAGCTGGTAACGGTGGCGGAAACTATGCGAAAGCATTGGGCGGAAGCGGGGCCTCAGGTTGGGAATGGATTTTAAAATCATTCCGTTTGGCGCGGCAATATTTCCCCAACACCAAACTCATGATCAATGAGTTTAGCCTTACAAACAGCACCACCCGCACCAATACATACGTAAATATCATCAACCTGCTTAAGGCCGAGAACCTGATAGATGCGGTAGGCGTGCAGGGGCATTACTTTTCTACTAGAAACATTCCCAGTGCTACCATTACCAGCAACCTCAACCTGATTGCCGCCACCAACCTGCCCATTTATATTACTGAAATGGACATTGATGACCGCGTTGGCACCCAGGCACCCGCCAACCAGACCGCAGCCGATCAATATCAGTTAGATGAGTACAAACGTATCTTCCCGTTATTCTGGGAGCATCCTTCGGTGCGCGGAGTTACCTTGTGGGGCTACCGTACGGGCATGTGGCGTACCGACCAGGGAGCCATCCTGATCAGAACCAACGGAACTGAGCGCCCAGCCCTAACCTGGCTTCGGACGTATGTGGCCTCTACCCTAACTTCTTCTAAAGAAGAGGAGATTGCGGGGCTGCAGTTCTACCCTAACCCGGTTACCCATCAACGGCTCACCATTACCGGGCTGGAAAGAAAAAGCCAGATCAGCGTTCTGGACCTGAAGGGTGCCTTGTTGAAAAAGCTGGAGGTGAAAGGAAATAAAGGCCAGGAAGAAATTGCCCTGAACCTACCAGCCGGAATGTACATCCTGCAAGTTCAGCAAGATGACAGTTTTGCCACCAGAAAGATTGTAGTACAGTAAACCTGCTTAGTTAATATTGAAAAGCCCTGCTGCCATTCCCAATGAAGGAAGTGGCAGCAGGGCTTTTGTTTTCTGCAGCTTGTCATGTTCTCTACAACCTGGCTATGGATCTGCTTGCAGATATGAAACACTTTCAAGCCTGTTTTCAGGAAAATAAGCCTAAAACGTTTTTAGCGAGAGGCCGAGGAATAACCAATCTGATCAAAATGGACGGTGAAGGTGGTTCCTTCTCCAAGCTTGCTATCTACGGTGATGGTTCCGCCTAAGGCTTTCACCTGCATCATGGTGAGGTAGAGTCCCAATCCTTTAGACTGTTCTGTCTTGTGAAAAACCTTGTACAACCCAAATAGCTTATCTCCTACTCTTTCCATGTCCATGCCCAGACCGTTGTCTTCTATTGAGAGGTGAAGTGTTTTGCCGGTGCGCCAACTTCTGATTTTGACCACAGGCTCCCTGTCTGGTGACCGGTACTTCAGGGCGTTTGAGATGAAATTATGTAAAATACTCTCTAAATAAAGTTTAGGCATGTAGATGGAGGAGACTTCCAGTTCGGGTACAATCTGGGCACCGGTTTGCTCAATGGTGGCTGCCAGGTTCTGGGTTTCCTTCTGGATGAGTTCAGCCAAAGACACCTCCTCATTTGGAAGTTGTTGCACCAAATGTGTCTTTAAGATGACATTTAAGTCATTAATGGTCTCGGTCATGTTGTCGCTGACCCGTTTTACGCTTTCCATAGCGTAAGTGGCATTTTCCTCGCCAGGTTCCTCTTTGTAGAATTGGTACAGGCCCTGAATA is part of the Rufibacter tibetensis genome and harbors:
- a CDS encoding endo-1,4-beta-xylanase; amino-acid sequence: MQHIYRFFLLLLGFLGVQATSHAQTGPIAQGKPKFLGNIYSNAQAPGFTNYWNQVAPENGGKWGSVESTRDVMNWTELDAAYKLAKDNNYPFRMHVLVWGNQQPAWIETLSDAEQLEEIQEWFAAVAQRYPAIDLLEVVNEPINDPPTSAGNGGGNYAKALGGSGASGWEWILKSFRLARQYFPNTKLMINEFSLTNSTTRTNTYVNIINLLKAENLIDAVGVQGHYFSTRNIPSATITSNLNLIAATNLPIYITEMDIDDRVGTQAPANQTAADQYQLDEYKRIFPLFWEHPSVRGVTLWGYRTGMWRTDQGAILIRTNGTERPALTWLRTYVASTLTSSKEEEIAGLQFYPNPVTHQRLTITGLERKSQISVLDLKGALLKKLEVKGNKGQEEIALNLPAGMYILQVQQDDSFATRKIVVQ
- a CDS encoding secondary thiamine-phosphate synthase enzyme YjbQ gives rise to the protein MKWFQKTLRLPAVTRGFHLITDLLEAQLPELEQIQVGLAHVFIQHTSASLSINENADPTVRHDFEQHFNRTVPENAPYYRHTLEGPDDMPAHIKASLMGASVTIPITNGQFNLGTWQGIYLCEHRNHGGKRTVVVTLQGQ